One window from the genome of Bacillus weihaiensis encodes:
- a CDS encoding chromate transporter: MVLWDLFKTFFIIGSISFGGGYAMIPVIEAEVSRHGWMTTQQFTDVIAVAGMSPGPIATNSAIFVGYQTAGMPGAIVSALGMLIPPLIIILLVATFFYKGNKNKTVQAAFYGLRPVIVGLIVYAAIKFALSNQMIGDFSYHTASLVAICLLSFLALTRFRMHPIFVIILSGLVGVTLYS; this comes from the coding sequence ATGGTTTTGTGGGATTTATTTAAGACTTTTTTTATCATTGGTTCTATCTCCTTTGGTGGCGGTTATGCGATGATTCCGGTTATCGAAGCAGAAGTCTCAAGACATGGATGGATGACAACGCAGCAATTTACAGATGTAATTGCTGTCGCGGGAATGTCTCCAGGACCTATTGCTACAAATAGTGCAATCTTTGTGGGCTATCAAACCGCCGGAATGCCGGGAGCGATTGTTTCTGCGTTAGGAATGCTAATCCCACCACTAATCATAATCTTACTTGTTGCCACCTTTTTTTATAAAGGAAATAAAAATAAAACCGTACAAGCTGCTTTTTATGGATTACGTCCTGTTATCGTCGGCTTAATTGTTTATGCAGCAATCAAGTTTGCGTTATCAAATCAAATGATTGGCGATTTTTCTTATCATACAGCTAGTTTAGTAGCAATCTGTTTGTTATCATTCTTAGCATTAACACGTTTTCGAATGCACCCTATATTTGTCATTATTCTCTCAGGACTTGTTGGAGTAACCCTCTATTCTTAA
- a CDS encoding ATP synthase subunit I → MFDLQLMFHSYKKYIFYLLALYVLGWGLTDYQQIFLGLIIGTSISFYNLWMLVRKSTQFGEALANGRKVTLGTATRMASAIVGVFFALKFPEYIDLISVVLGLMTMYVVIMIDFLLKHLR, encoded by the coding sequence ATGTTTGATTTACAACTAATGTTTCACAGTTATAAGAAGTACATATTCTATCTACTAGCCCTTTATGTATTGGGCTGGGGGCTAACGGATTATCAACAGATCTTCTTAGGCCTCATTATTGGAACAAGCATCAGTTTTTATAATTTGTGGATGTTGGTTAGAAAATCTACTCAATTTGGAGAAGCGCTAGCAAATGGGCGGAAAGTGACATTAGGAACAGCCACTAGAATGGCTTCAGCTATTGTCGGTGTTTTTTTTGCCTTGAAATTTCCTGAGTATATAGATTTGATAAGTGTAGTTTTGGGATTAATGACGATGTACGTTGTCATTATGATAGATTTTTTATTGAAGCATTTACGTTAA
- the upp gene encoding uracil phosphoribosyltransferase: MGKVYVFDHPLIQHKLTYIRDAKTGTKEFRELVDEVASLMAFEITRDLPLMEVDVDTPVTTAKSKVLAGKKLGIIPILRAGLGMVDGILKLIPAAKVGHVGLYRDPKTLQPVEYYVKLPSDVEERDFIVVDPMLATGGSAVEAINSLKKRGAKNIKFMCLIAAPEGVDVVKEAHPDVDIFIAALDEKLNDHGYIVPGLGDAGDRLYGTK, from the coding sequence ATGGGGAAAGTATATGTGTTTGATCATCCATTAATTCAGCATAAACTTACATATATTCGTGATGCAAAAACAGGTACGAAAGAATTTCGTGAGCTTGTAGATGAAGTAGCTAGTTTAATGGCATTTGAAATTACAAGAGATCTACCTTTAATGGAAGTAGATGTTGATACACCTGTCACAACAGCAAAGTCAAAGGTTTTAGCAGGGAAGAAATTAGGGATTATTCCAATTCTTCGTGCTGGCTTAGGTATGGTTGATGGAATTTTAAAGCTTATACCAGCCGCTAAAGTTGGACATGTTGGTCTGTATCGTGACCCAAAAACTCTTCAACCGGTTGAATATTACGTGAAGCTTCCATCTGATGTTGAGGAGCGTGACTTTATCGTTGTCGATCCTATGCTTGCTACAGGTGGATCTGCTGTAGAGGCGATTAACAGCTTAAAGAAACGCGGTGCAAAAAACATTAAGTTTATGTGCCTAATTGCAGCACCAGAGGGTGTGGATGTAGTAAAGGAAGCTCATCCTGATGTTGATATTTTTATTGCTGCATTGGATGAAAAGCTAAATGACCACGGATATATCGTTCCAGGATTGGGCGATGCCGGAGATCGTTTGTACGGAACAAAATAA
- a CDS encoding chromate transporter, whose translation MKNEWKLLVEIFFSFLKIGPVTFGGGYAMIPLIEREVVSRKKWVKVEDVTDVFAVAGSVPGAIAINSATFIGYRIAGIKGAIAAMLGVMLPTFFIVILLSISFLMFKDNPKIEAAFEGIRPAIVALIAVAAFKIGKSAIIDRTTFMTAGVTVLLLFVLNVHPILTIVCGATVGIVLVKVKEKLGYAVKLENQQEESYQSPDYYLGSGI comes from the coding sequence ATGAAAAATGAGTGGAAGTTATTGGTGGAGATTTTTTTCTCCTTTTTAAAGATCGGACCGGTTACGTTTGGTGGTGGTTATGCAATGATTCCACTAATAGAGAGAGAAGTGGTTTCACGTAAGAAATGGGTGAAAGTCGAAGATGTAACAGATGTTTTTGCAGTAGCAGGATCGGTGCCTGGCGCTATCGCTATTAATTCAGCTACATTTATCGGCTATCGTATTGCCGGAATAAAAGGGGCTATAGCTGCAATGCTTGGAGTAATGCTTCCCACATTTTTCATTGTTATATTGTTAAGTATTTCGTTTCTCATGTTTAAAGATAATCCGAAAATAGAAGCGGCCTTTGAAGGAATCCGCCCAGCGATCGTCGCGTTAATCGCAGTTGCTGCGTTTAAAATTGGTAAAAGTGCGATCATCGATAGAACTACATTCATGACGGCTGGAGTGACAGTGTTGCTCTTGTTCGTTCTAAATGTTCACCCTATATTAACGATTGTATGTGGTGCGACTGTAGGAATTGTTTTAGTGAAAGTGAAAGAGAAATTAGGGTATGCGGTAAAGCTAGAAAACCAACAGGAAGAAAGCTATCAAAGCCCTGATTATTACCTTGGTTCAGGTATTTAA
- a CDS encoding S8 family serine peptidase, translating into MRKFIRFIPILIIICTLFDTPILHAETYPNKPELPEEEKEAINRMLVIVDSNSYDAVKHKVEKMKKVKILHTYEHAFHGFSIEGDPLVLQTINELEGVRHASEVITYAPHLMENVTLIGGDEVRGMYDQEKRRLTGKGVKVAVIDTGVDYHHPDLDQNYTGGMDFIDGDEDPMETLAEDGDETLHGTHVAGIIAANGRLKGVAPEAEIIAYRALGPGGMGSSDQVIAAIDQAIEDKVDILNLSLGNNVNGPDWPTSRALDRAVEAGIVAVTSSGNSGPGVWTVGSPGTSAKAISVGASSPPLKKPYLQIAGLKEKIVIEPLQGASPWDLTSVHHIVEAGIGEKQDLLKDVKGQIALIERGKLSFTEKVLNAKDAGAKAVIISNNLKGNFIGSLEIPVEIPVVSVSKEDGNKIKKQIQKSQSSVRTIFQEEKDTLADFSSRGPVTNTWAIKPDVVAPGVAIESTVPDGYMALQGTSMAAPHVAGACALIKQAHPNWNPEQVKASLMNTASRLIDKEKHLLKPTEQGTGRINITKAIEAEVLAYPGSFSFGKFERHQTRAKRVWTLTLDNQSDDRQKISFVTPKSKQGISWSLPKTIYLEKGEKKEMTIGIDITPSLVEAGIHQDWLELEQGNHILKLPYLYVIDEPNYPRVMGFEFGYSDKKNAYMYQTYLPGGADELGVALYDPDTMVFLGFLDWKRNVSRGLFEREINIETTKWKDGVYKAILFAKKDGLENQVEADILLGE; encoded by the coding sequence ATGAGGAAATTCATACGATTCATACCTATACTTATTATAATATGCACACTATTCGACACTCCTATTTTACATGCAGAAACATACCCTAATAAGCCTGAGCTTCCAGAAGAGGAAAAGGAAGCGATAAATAGAATGCTTGTGATCGTTGATTCCAATTCCTACGATGCTGTGAAACATAAGGTTGAGAAAATGAAAAAAGTGAAAATCCTACATACGTATGAGCATGCGTTTCATGGGTTTTCTATAGAAGGAGATCCGCTAGTTCTTCAAACCATAAATGAGCTAGAAGGGGTTCGCCATGCAAGTGAAGTGATAACGTATGCTCCTCATCTTATGGAAAATGTGACGTTAATCGGTGGTGATGAGGTACGTGGAATGTATGATCAAGAAAAACGACGATTAACAGGAAAAGGAGTGAAGGTGGCCGTTATTGACACGGGGGTTGATTATCATCACCCTGACCTTGATCAAAACTATACTGGTGGCATGGACTTTATTGATGGTGACGAAGATCCCATGGAAACATTGGCTGAAGATGGTGATGAAACATTACACGGAACACATGTGGCTGGCATTATTGCGGCAAATGGAAGGCTAAAAGGTGTTGCCCCTGAGGCGGAGATTATTGCTTACCGAGCACTAGGTCCTGGTGGTATGGGGTCATCGGATCAAGTGATAGCAGCTATTGATCAAGCAATCGAGGATAAGGTAGATATCCTTAATCTTTCCTTGGGAAATAACGTGAATGGTCCTGATTGGCCGACGAGTCGTGCACTTGATCGAGCAGTTGAGGCTGGAATTGTAGCAGTAACATCTAGTGGTAACTCTGGTCCAGGAGTGTGGACAGTAGGTTCACCTGGAACGTCTGCGAAGGCTATATCTGTTGGTGCTTCCTCACCCCCGTTAAAAAAACCATACTTACAGATTGCTGGACTGAAGGAGAAAATAGTGATTGAACCGTTACAAGGAGCAAGTCCGTGGGATCTCACCTCTGTTCATCACATTGTAGAAGCGGGAATTGGAGAGAAACAAGACCTATTAAAGGATGTGAAGGGGCAAATTGCCCTTATTGAAAGAGGGAAGCTTTCTTTTACGGAGAAAGTATTGAATGCCAAGGATGCTGGTGCAAAAGCAGTAATCATATCAAATAATCTGAAAGGGAATTTTATCGGATCATTAGAAATCCCGGTTGAGATTCCAGTAGTCTCTGTTTCAAAAGAAGATGGAAACAAAATAAAAAAACAGATACAGAAATCGCAATCCTCTGTAAGGACAATCTTTCAAGAAGAAAAGGATACGCTAGCTGATTTTAGCTCAAGAGGACCTGTTACGAATACATGGGCAATTAAACCAGATGTGGTTGCGCCGGGTGTAGCAATCGAAAGTACTGTACCAGATGGTTATATGGCATTACAAGGGACAAGTATGGCGGCTCCGCATGTTGCAGGTGCATGTGCACTTATAAAACAAGCACATCCAAATTGGAACCCCGAACAAGTGAAAGCATCACTGATGAATACAGCATCAAGGCTTATTGATAAAGAAAAGCATCTTTTAAAACCAACAGAGCAAGGAACAGGACGGATTAATATAACGAAGGCAATTGAAGCCGAGGTGTTAGCTTATCCAGGTAGCTTTAGTTTTGGGAAATTCGAACGTCATCAAACTAGGGCGAAAAGAGTTTGGACACTTACGCTAGATAATCAGTCTGATGATAGACAAAAGATTTCATTTGTTACTCCTAAAAGTAAGCAAGGTATTTCATGGTCGTTACCTAAGACGATCTATTTAGAGAAGGGAGAAAAAAAGGAGATGACAATAGGAATTGACATCACACCATCCTTAGTTGAAGCTGGCATTCATCAAGATTGGTTGGAACTAGAGCAAGGAAATCATATTCTAAAGCTTCCATATCTATATGTGATCGATGAGCCGAACTATCCGCGTGTAATGGGCTTTGAATTTGGCTACAGTGATAAAAAAAACGCATATATGTATCAAACCTATTTGCCAGGAGGAGCAGATGAGCTAGGAGTAGCATTATACGATCCAGATACAATGGTGTTTCTAGGATTTTTAGATTGGAAGAGAAATGTTTCGAGGGGACTTTTTGAGAGGGAAATTAATATAGAAACTACAAAATGGAAGGATGGCGTATATAAAGCAATCCTTTTTGCGAAAAAAGATGGACTGGAAAATCAAGTAGAAGCAGATATTTTACTAGGTGAATAA
- the glyA gene encoding serine hydroxymethyltransferase: MKHLPEQDAKIFDAIELERKRQETKIELIASENFVSEAVMEAQGSVLTNKYAEGYPGRRYYGGCEHVDVVEDIARDRAKEIFGAEYVNVQPHSGAQANMGVYFSILEQGDTVLGMNLSHGGHLTHGSPVNFSGVQYNFVEYGVDEETHRINYEDVAEKARLHKPKLIVAGASAYPRAIDFKKFREIADEVGAYFMVDMAHIAGLVAAGLHENPVPYADFVTTTTHKTLRGPRGGMILCKEEFGKKIDKSIFPGIQGGPLMHVIAAKAVSFGEALQDSFKVYAQNIIDNAKRLAEKLQSEGLTLVSGGTDNHLLLVDVRSLGITGKVAEHVLDEIGVTVNKNTIPFETESPFVTSGIRIGTAAVTSRGFGSEEMDEIGSIIAFALKNHEDTTKLEEAKQRVEALTSKFPLYRNL, translated from the coding sequence ATGAAACATTTACCAGAACAAGATGCAAAGATCTTTGATGCGATTGAGCTAGAACGTAAACGTCAAGAAACAAAAATTGAATTAATTGCTTCTGAGAACTTTGTGAGTGAAGCAGTAATGGAAGCACAAGGGTCTGTATTAACGAATAAATATGCTGAAGGTTATCCAGGTCGTCGTTATTACGGTGGCTGTGAGCATGTTGATGTAGTAGAGGACATTGCGCGCGACCGTGCAAAAGAAATTTTCGGTGCAGAATATGTTAATGTTCAGCCACACTCTGGTGCACAAGCGAACATGGGTGTTTATTTCTCTATCCTTGAGCAAGGTGATACGGTGCTAGGAATGAACTTATCTCATGGTGGTCATTTAACACACGGTAGCCCTGTTAACTTCAGCGGTGTTCAATACAATTTCGTTGAGTATGGTGTTGATGAAGAAACGCATCGTATTAACTATGAAGATGTAGCAGAAAAAGCAAGACTTCATAAGCCAAAGCTAATCGTAGCTGGAGCAAGTGCATACCCAAGAGCAATTGACTTCAAGAAGTTCCGTGAAATCGCAGACGAAGTAGGTGCGTATTTCATGGTAGATATGGCGCATATTGCTGGGCTTGTTGCTGCAGGTCTCCATGAAAACCCAGTTCCATATGCGGACTTTGTCACAACGACAACACACAAAACGTTACGTGGACCTCGTGGGGGTATGATTCTTTGTAAAGAAGAGTTCGGTAAAAAAATTGATAAGTCTATCTTCCCTGGAATTCAAGGTGGCCCGTTAATGCATGTGATTGCTGCAAAAGCTGTTTCATTCGGTGAAGCCCTTCAAGATAGCTTTAAAGTGTATGCACAAAACATCATCGATAATGCAAAGCGATTAGCTGAAAAGCTTCAGTCTGAAGGCTTAACTCTTGTTTCTGGTGGAACTGACAATCACCTTTTATTAGTAGATGTACGTTCACTTGGAATCACTGGTAAAGTGGCAGAGCATGTTCTTGACGAAATCGGTGTAACTGTTAACAAAAATACAATTCCATTTGAAACAGAAAGTCCATTTGTAACAAGTGGTATTCGAATTGGAACTGCCGCTGTCACAAGCCGTGGGTTTGGTTCAGAAGAGATGGATGAGATCGGAAGCATTATCGCTTTTGCTCTTAAAAATCATGAAGACACTACTAAGCTTGAGGAAGCAAAGCAACGTGTTGAAGCATTAACAAGTAAGTTCCCTTTATATCGTAACCTGTAA
- a CDS encoding AtpZ/AtpI family protein has protein sequence MGLKAAILSHLVGPTIIGVFVGRWVDSYFKSEPLFLIVGLLLGLGIGIYAMYHLVQHYFSGD, from the coding sequence ATGGGCCTCAAGGCAGCTATCCTTTCTCACTTAGTAGGACCGACAATTATTGGTGTTTTTGTTGGGAGATGGGTAGATAGCTATTTTAAATCAGAGCCTCTGTTTTTAATCGTAGGTCTTCTGCTCGGGCTAGGAATTGGAATTTACGCCATGTACCATTTAGTCCAACACTATTTTTCAGGAGATTAA